A region of Sugiyamaella lignohabitans strain CBS 10342 chromosome A, complete sequence DNA encodes the following proteins:
- the PCL5 gene encoding Pcl5p (Cyclin; interacts with and phosphorylated by Pho85p cyclin-dependent kinase (Cdk), induced by Gcn4p at level of transcription, specifically required for Gcn4p degradation, may be sensor of cellular protein biosynthetic capacity; GO_component: GO:0000307 - cyclin-dependent protein kinase holoenzyme complex [Evidence IPI] [PMID 16611745]; GO_component: GO:0005634 - nucleus [Evidence IDA] [PMID 19218424]; GO_function: GO:0016538 - cyclin-dependent protein serine/threonine kinase regulator activity [Evidence IDA] [PMID 12101234]; GO_function: GO:0019901 - protein kinase binding [Evidence IEA]; GO_process: GO:0007049 - cell cycle [Evidence IEA]; GO_process: GO:0051301 - cell division [Evidence IEA]; GO_process: GO:0016242 - negative regulation of macroautophagy [Evidence IMP] [PMID 20417603]; GO_process: GO:0043433 - negative regulation of sequence-specific DNA binding transcription factor activity [Evidence IMP] [PMID 12101234]; GO_process: GO:0000079 - regulation of cyclin-dependent protein serine/threonine kinase activity [Evidence IEA]; GO_process: GO:0031647 - regulation of protein stability [Evidence IMP] [PMID 12101234]), producing the protein MLTIIPVHDLTADEPLDLSSPSHSLVSSSSSTGSSASIFSSATVGDYESATSSVESSTSPEITILNERKAPTPTAKPTVSKLLKHENTKTVFVEALVGSAVLLVDAIWKNPGGSSKKSMPLRRFIQETLKRSRTSYSTFQVSLYYLILVKPFIFEQARQKRLAKSPLSCARRTFLASLMLASKCLQDRNYSISAWSKISGLSVKELGNNEIEFLKAADWKLHVPQEVYNRWSTLLLSSGSVKPETWKNRIKTIGPDIKFDECSYATVWGDFIDLTATGEDVTSGYNCSTGTSDSCDVTIAKVSDTSPVEVECDMPLTPEPTKTQFTPPQTGAYYMTNRDEWRYIRSSLAIKQKLQTNMKALQAKQRSVEAVVLATPAPSEVRLTAERKRSFTAEDDEAISIVNVRSVKRRVIHVDGII; encoded by the coding sequence ATGTTAACGATAATTCCTGTGCATGATTTAACTGCTGATGAGCCTTTGGATCTTAGCTCTCCATCCCACTCGCTGGTatcctcatcgtcatcaactGGTTCGTCGGCTAGCATTTTCAGCTCGGCCACTGTTGGTGACTATGAATCAGCTACTTCTTCAGTTGAATCATCCACATCCCCAGAAATCACTATTTTAAATGAAAGGAAAGCGCCGACGCCAACGGCCAAGCCAACTGTGTCGAAATTATTAAAGCATGAAAATACAAAGACTGTGTTTGTCGAGGCTTTGGTTGGTTCCGCTGTTCTCTTGGTAGATGCCATTTGGAAGAACCCTGGCGGCTCTTCCAAGAAATCAATGCCTCTACGGCGGTTTATCCAAGAGACGCTCAAACGCTCACGAACCTCGTACAGCACTTTTCAAGTGTCTCTGTATTATTTAATTCTCGTCAAGCCGTTTATTTTCGAACAGGCTCGTCAGAAGAGACTAGCAAAGTCTCCTCTGAGCTGTGCGAGACGCACTTTCCTAGCCAGTCTAATGCTGGCATCCAAATGTCTTCAAGACAGGAACTACAGCATCAGTGCTTGGTCCAAAATCTCTGGCCTTTCTGTCAAAGAGCTTGGCAATAATGAGATTGAATTTCTCAAGGCTGCTGACTGGAAACTCCATGTTCCTCAGGAAGTTTACAATCGATGGAGCACTCTTCTTTTGAGCAGTGGCTCTGTCAAGCCTGAGACTTGGAAGAACCGCATTAAGACCATTGGTCCCGATATCAAATTCGACGAGTGTTCGTATGCCACTGTATGGGGTGATTTCATCGATCTTACTGCAACTGGCGAAGACGTCACTTCCGGATACAACTGTAGCACCGGCACCTCTGACTCATGCGATGTCACCATTGCCAAGGTCTCTGACACATCCCCAGTCGAGGTCGAGTGTGACATGCCACTCACACCCGAACCCACTAAAACACAATTCACACCACCTCAAACAGGCGCTTATTACATGACCAACCGCGACGAATGGCGATACATCCGATCTAGTCTGGCCATCAAACAGAAGCTCCAAACCAACATGAAAGCTCTTCAAGCCAAACAACGCTCTGTCGAAGCCGTGGTTCTAGCCACACCGGCGCCCTCCGAAGTGCGCTTGACCGCCGAAAGAAAACGCAGCTTCACCgccgaagacgacgaagccATCAGCATCGTCAATGTCCGCTCCGTCAAGCGCCGTGTCATCCACGTAGATGGCATTATTTAA
- the IVY1 gene encoding Ivy1p (Phospholipid-binding protein that interacts with both Ypt7p and Vps33p; may partially counteract the action of Vps33p and vice versa, localizes to the rim of the vacuole as cells approach stationary phase; GO_component: GO:0000329 - fungal-type vacuole membrane [Evidence IDA] [PMID 12553664]; GO_component: GO:0016020 - membrane [Evidence IEA]; GO_component: GO:0005774 - vacuolar membrane [Evidence IEA]; GO_component: GO:0005773 - vacuole [Evidence IEA]; GO_function: GO:0005543 - phospholipid binding [Evidence IDA] [PMID 12553664]; GO_process: GO:0042144 - vacuole fusion, non-autophagic [Evidence IGI,IMP,IPI] [PMID 12553664]), with product MSGEDASSSPVQSRSTTGRPPLGTSSSHSNSPVPPQHLSEFYSFVNPGLPSPAFSGVSRDRDIDGGDTGHGSRGFMSGGHGHNNRNNAAAAGYGYNHSRNNSSASTDDHVAGSAGVAAGAAGFINRNTGSGTPVHGSSSMSAYGIGPGSRPGSGLASGRPGSASGPAGPPGGPGTSSSPWGFGLFRKPSIASFQTADSTMSASFSNIGNNHPDLPALITSSEIENTAKTYQSLLDSAARYRESILTMSRAAADFGQALEACSRCKGAGSSSDGLQAAGGLHYLVSNHQQILAKSITSAFEVPVKKQLDSFTQVAKENELKFKAELKEKTRNLKRREAETEKMARRRVRNLADYRNSLLELTSLVDDIDRLKYSYFQSAYDVAETTSNEMLQLAASVVRAEVEIYEGIARKGWSGGGLEDLISTCPDPFTVDNDDDDPINGSNTISSSSSKSGGISGLYGLIAGSGSTNGSSNAASGHGYRDDKSGSTFKRPSTASGTSSHKTPKQIFSILPSNSILPQSHNSVADNSEDNDPGDNEDDDDDDEAENDDVGTIKKKDRQPYDDGEINNLDSPSHLQETNENGYETKTEEDNEDINNHNNNNNDTYNTTSSSESPKDDSFYIERNDFSAGPSDSRILSSHGWKSQEFKTGSLESPTTPHRPDDDLDEVITDFSRIPTLTSTPIAAKRSFSSDDLDEAIKSPHKHMEVGTTFY from the coding sequence ATGTCGGGTGAAGACGCGTCTTCGTCGCCCGTACAGTCTCGTTCTACAACTGGAAGACCACCTCTTGGGACGTCGTCGTCGCATTCAAATTCGCCCGTTCCTCCTCAGCATTTATCCGAGTTCTACTCGTTTGTCAACCCGGGTCTTCCCAGTCCTGCTTTTAGTGGAGTGTCTCGAGACAGAGATATTGACGGTGGTGACACGGGTCATGGTTCGAGAGGATTCATGTCAGGGGGTCATGGACATAATAATAGAaacaatgctgctgctgctggttaTGGGTATAACCATTCAAGAAACAATTCTTCAGCGTCCACAGATGATCATGTAGCAGGTTCTGCTGGTGTggcagctggtgctgctggattcATCAATCGCAATACTGGTTCTGGGACTCCAGTTCAtggatcttcttcaatgTCTGCATATGGAATAGGACCCGGTTCGAGACCTGGATCCGGTTTAGCTTCTGGTCGACCAGGTTCGGCTTCGGGACCTGCTGGTCCACCTGGAGGTCCAGGAACTAGCAGTTCGCCATGGGGATTCGGTCTGTTTCGTAAACCGTCAATAGCATCTTTTCAGACGGCAGATTCGACTATGAGTGCTTCTTTTTCGAATATTGGTAATAATCATCCGGATCTGCCAGCATTAATCACCTCGAGTGAGATTGAAAATACAGCCAAAACGTACCAAAGCCTGCTGGATTCAGCAGCTCGATACCGAGAATCCATTCTAACAATGTCtcgagcagcagcagactttGGTCAGGCTTTAGAGGCATGTTCTAGATGTAAAGGAGCAGGTAGTTCATCCGATGGACTACAAGCAGCTGGAGGATTACACTATCTTGTGTCGAATCACCAGCAGATTCTCGCCAAAAGTATAACATCAGCATTTGAAGTACCAGTCAAGAAACAGCTCGACTCGTTCACTCAAGTAGCCAAGGAAAACGAGCTCAAATTTAAAGCCGagttgaaagaaaaaactcGCAAtctgaaaagaagagaagcagaaacTGAGAAAATGGCCCGTCGAAGGGTACGAAATCTCGCTGACTACAGAAACTCTCTGCTAGAACTGACTTCGCTAGTCGATGATATTGACCGACTCAAGTACTCATATTTCCAATCTGCATATGACGTTGCTGAAACAACATCCAACGAGATGCTACAACTAGCAGCGTCCGTCGTGAGAGCCGAAGTCGAGATCTATGAAGGAATTGCACGAAAAGGATGGTCAGGAGGTGGTCTCGAAGACCTCATATCAACCTGTCCTGATCCATTTACTGTTGAcaatgacgacgatgaccCAATTAACGGCTCGAATACTattagtagtagcagcagtaaaTCCGGTGGCATTTCTGGACTATACGGGTTAATAGCCGGCAGCGGCAGTACAAATGGATCTAGCAACGCTGCTAGCGGTCATGGATATAGAGACGATAAGAGCGGCAGCACGTTTAAACGACCCAGTACAGCATCTGGCACATCGAGCCACAAGACTCCTAAACAGATATTTAGCATTTTACCCAGCAACTCGATTCTGCCGCAGAGCCATAATTCTGTGGCAGACAACTCAGAAGACAACGATCCAGGCGacaatgaagacgacgacgacgatgatgaggcCGAAAACGACGATGTCGGTACTATTAAAAAGAAGGACCGACAACCGTACGACGACGGAGAAATTAACAATCTCGACTCACCAAGTCACCTTCAAGAAACGAACGAAAACGGTTACGAAACgaaaacagaagaagacaacGAAGACATTAATAAccacaataacaacaacaacgatACATATAACACGACATCCTCAAGCGAGTCGCCGAAAGACGACTCGTTCTACATCGAACGAAACGATTTCTCAGCCGGTCCGTCAGACAGCCGAATCCTGAGCTCTCACGGCTGGAAGAGCCAAGAATTCAAAACCGGTTCACTCGAGTCGCCAACGACCCCACACCGACCAGACGACGACCTCGACGAGGTCATCACCGACTTCAGTCGCATCCCGACCCTGACGTCCACACCCATCGCCGCCAAACGAAGCTTCTCCTCAGATGACCTCGACGAGGCCATCAAGAGCCCCCACAAACACATGGAAGTGGGCACCACCTTCTACTAA
- the TRM5 gene encoding Trm5p (tRNA(m(1)G37)methyltransferase; methylates a tRNA base adjacent to the anticodon that has a role in prevention of frameshifting; highly conserved across Archaea, Bacteria, and Eukarya; GO_component: GO:0005737 - cytoplasm [Evidence IEA,IEA,IEA]; GO_component: GO:0005737 - cytoplasm [Evidence IDA] [PMID 11914276]; GO_component: GO:0005737 - cytoplasm [Evidence IDA] [PMID 14562095]; GO_component: GO:0005737 - cytoplasm [Evidence IDA] [PMID 17652090]; GO_component: GO:0005759 - mitochondrial matrix [Evidence IEA,IEA]; GO_component: GO:0005759 - mitochondrial matrix [Evidence IDA] [PMID 17652090]; GO_component: GO:0005739 - mitochondrion [Evidence IEA]; GO_component: GO:0005634 - nucleus [Evidence IEA,IEA,IEA]; GO_component: GO:0005634 - nucleus [Evidence IDA] [PMID 14562095]; GO_function: GO:0008168 - methyltransferase activity [Evidence IEA]; GO_function: GO:0052906 - tRNA (guanine(37)-N(1))-methyltransferase activity [Evidence IEA]; GO_function: GO:0016423 - tRNA (guanine) methyltransferase activity [Evidence IGI,IMP,ISS] [PMID 11226173]; GO_function: GO:0009019 - tRNA (guanine-N1-)-methyltransferase activity [Evidence IEA,IEA]; GO_function: GO:0016740 - transferase activity [Evidence IEA,IEA]; GO_process: GO:0032259 - methylation [Evidence IEA]; GO_process: GO:0030488 - tRNA methylation [Evidence IEA,IEA]; GO_process: GO:0030488 - tRNA methylation [Evidence IGI,IMP,ISS] [PMID 11226173]; GO_process: GO:0008033 - tRNA processing [Evidence IEA]): MSASESVAKKQKTDRREWVRDFHPPVHRGMMELDKSAFTVKVPLVAALLKDQSFFASLVKNSRSDLLQLQGISRIVEWENNQKAILLRHDINSPDKVPQAVTPTTLDVLTKAEATYHPYTLNLDYDYWRAEDILESVLPEDLLNEVPTGFTVVGHIAHMNIREEYMPYRFLIGQVILDKNPLVETVVNKLDSIHAVYRTFDMEVLAGKEEFEVEQSESGCRFRFNFKAVYWNSRLHTEHARLISQFNKGEAVCDVFAGVGPFAVPAGKKGVIVFANDLNPHSYESMVGNIKLNKVDRTVFPTNEDGREYIKKSSQMLVDFAAKNPVIEIPPKRVSRSKPETSIPEKIPVPTHFKHYVMNLPDSAIEFLDGFIGLYRDLSLRQAAFGTDTPTSQQMPIINVHCFHKHEPDEPEPEPAQIHEDLRARVSKNLSFQIALSELSFHKVRKVAPTKTMYCISFRLPLPVALA; encoded by the coding sequence ATGTCAGCATCTGAGTCGGTCgccaaaaaacaaaaaactgACCGACGAGAATGGGTGCGTGATTTCCATCCTCCTGTTCATAGAGGCATGATGGAACTCGACAAATCAGCCTTTACAGTCAAAGTACCACTTGTCGCAGCACTTCTAAAAGACCAGTCTTTCTTTGCATCTCTAGTAAAAAACTCGCGATCTGACCTGCTACAATTACAAGGAATATCACGGATTGTCGAATGGgaaaacaatcaaaaagCCATTCTGTTACGCCATGATATCAATTCTCCTGATAAAGTTCCTCAAGCAGTAACCCCAACTACTCTCGATGTTCTAACGAAAGCTGAAGCCACTTATCACCCATACACCCTGAATCTAGACTACGACTATTGGCGTGCTGAAGACATTCTGGAATCAGTATTGCCTGAAGACCTGTTAAACGAGGTTCCTACTGGATTCACCGTAGTCGGTCACATTGCTCATATGAATATCCGGGAAGAGTACATGCCATATCGATTCCTCATTGGGCAAGTCATTCTCGATAAGAACCCGCTTGTCGAGACTGTTGTAAATAAACTGGACTCAATCCACGCTGTATACCGTACTTTTGATATGGAAGTTCTTGCTGGTAAGGAAGAGTTCGAAGTCGAACAGAGCGAATCGGGCTGTCGATTCAgattcaatttcaaagctgTGTACTGGAATTCTCGTCTGCACACTGAGCATGCTCGTCTGATATCGCAGTTCAACAAAGGTGAAGCTGTATGCGATGTGTTCGCCGGCGTTGGTCCATTTGCTGTTCCAGCTGGTAAAAAGGGCGTTATTGTGTTTGCTAACGATCTGAACCCCCACAGCTACGAGTCCATGGTCGGCAATATCAAACTCAACAAAGTCGATAGAACCGTGTTCCCCACAAACGAAGACGGCCGTGAGTATATCAAGAAATCGTCACAAATGCTCGTCGACTTTGCTGCCAAAAACCCCGTCATTGAGATCCCACCCAAACGGGTCTCTCGCTCAAAACCCGAGACTTCTATCCCCGAAAAAATCCCGGTTCCCACCCACTTCAAACACTACGTTATGAACTTGCCAGACTCGGCCATCGAATTCCTTGACGGATTCATCGGTCTCTACCGCGACCTATCTCTCCGTCAAGCAGCTTTCGGCACCGACACACCCACTTCACAACAAATGCCCATTATCAACGTGCACTGTTTCCACAAACACGAGCCCGACGAGCCCGAACCCGAGCCCGCCCAAATCCACGAAGACCTGCGAGCCCGTGTCAGCAAAAACCTGTCCTTCCAAATCGCGCTCTCCGAACTCTCCTTCCACAAAGTTCGCAAAGTCGCACCCACCAAAACCATGTACTGCATCTCCTTCCGTCTGCCACTACCCGTGGCGCTAGCTTAA
- the OMS1 gene encoding Oms1p (Protein integral to the mitochondrial membrane; has a conserved methyltransferase motif; multicopy suppressor of respiratory defects caused by OXA1 mutations; GO_component: GO:0016021 - integral component of membrane [Evidence IEA]; GO_component: GO:0016020 - membrane [Evidence IEA]; GO_component: GO:0005740 - mitochondrial envelope [Evidence IDA] [PMID 15355998]; GO_component: GO:0005743 - mitochondrial inner membrane [Evidence IEA,IEA]; GO_component: GO:0005739 - mitochondrion [Evidence IEA]; GO_component: GO:0005739 - mitochondrion [Evidence IDA] [PMID 14562095]; GO_component: GO:0005739 - mitochondrion [Evidence IDA] [PMID 16823961]; GO_function: GO:0008757 - S-adenosylmethionine-dependent methyltransferase activity [Evidence ISS] [PMID 9873020]; GO_function: GO:0008168 - methyltransferase activity [Evidence IEA]; GO_function: GO:0016740 - transferase activity [Evidence IEA]; GO_process: GO:0008150 - biological_process [Evidence ND]; GO_process: GO:0032259 - methylation [Evidence IEA]), producing MNSSRILSLSSQLSYTTLNTPVISPITQTPLLARYASSARGPIRPAKVTNNPTWIKKLKLRWRKMDDDPVARKRFAMAVIAFYMITGFFGFQYLQDTKYRATGEANPYKPMDGSSADSTTKAAGTESAPGIVEPRDTTDVYESLAKEYDDKIWLEELTSYIWWTRRRLMRAVEGDALEVSCGTGRNIKYLDPKKVNSITYLDSSPAMLEVTKEKFEKRFPNYKNVQYVKGRAEDLVAIAAKSGQKFNTIFESFGLCSHEDPAKALQNFRQLLKPNGRIVLLEHGRSTYASVNERMDRTAEKRAQEWGCRWNLDIDHIVKSSGLQIVDEGRYHFGSTYFYILKAA from the coding sequence ATGAATTCATCCAGAATTTTATCTCTCTCCTCACAATTATCATATACGACACTCAATACACCTGTTATATCCCCAATTACACAAACACCACTCTTAGCAAGATATGCCTCGTCAGCACGTGGTCCTATTCGGCCAGCCAAAGTAACGAATAATCCTACCTGGATCAAGAAACTAAAATTGAGATGGAGAAAGATGGACGATGACCCAGTCGCTCGTAAACGATTTGCCATGGCTGTCATAGCATTTTATATGATTACAGGATTCTTTGGATTTCAGTATCTTCAAGATACCAAATACCGAGCCACTGGTGAGGCCAACCCTTACAAGCCCATGGACGGTAGCAGTGCTGATTCAACTACAAAAGCAGCTGGAACTGAGTCGGCACCTGGGATTGTCGAGCCTCGTGATACTACAGATGTCTACGAGTCACTAGCTAAAGAGTACGACGACAAAATTTGGCTTGAAGAGCTGACTTCGTACATCTGGTGGACCCGCCGTCGTCTAATGCGAGCTGTTGAAGGAGACGCACTTGAAGTCTCGTGTGGAACAGGCCGCAATATCAAGTACCTGGACCCCAAAAAAGTCAATTCAATCACATACCTCGACTCGTCTCCAGCTATGCTCGAAGTGACCAAAGAAAAATTCGAAAAGCGATTCCCGAACTATAAAAACGTGCAATATGTGAAAGGACGAGCTGAAGATCTCGTAGCCATTGCTGCCAAATCTGGACAAAAGTTCAACACCATTTTCGAGTCATTTGGACTCTGTTCACACGAAGATCCTGCCAAAGCTCTCCAAAACTTCCGACAACTGTTAAAACCCAACGGACGAATCGTTCTCCTCGAGCACGGTCGGTCAACCTACGCATCTGTCAACGAGCGAATGGACCGTACCGCCGAAAAACGAGCTCAAGAATGGGGCTGTCGCTGGAACCTCGACATCGACCACATCGTCAAATCCAGCGGTCTCCAAATCGTCGACGAGGGCCGCTACCATTTTGGCTCCACCTACTTCTACATCCTCAAGGCCGCTTAA